One window from the genome of Puniceicoccus vermicola encodes:
- the gltB gene encoding glutamate synthase large subunit gives MTFDNPSPLYNPDQEHDACGVGFIANINGERSYATLDRALQGLKNLAHRGAIDADAVTGDGAGVLTQIPYELFESFLEEKGKTLYEKSDLGVGMVFMPRDDEYARNHAKQIIEDAIKKEGLNFLAWRDVPVNPECLGKKAELTRPAIVQVLIGKAPEMDGDAYERALFLAMRTAMREAGEKNIPDFYIVSFSHRTITYKGLLNAPQVGQFYTDLRSELYQTAFTVFHQRFATNTLPDWTKAQPYRMLAHNGEINTIKGNRNLMRAREFSNNHGVWGDRYKDLSPMIQQDMSDSTSLDNTLQLLSVGGRTCFHGVSMMIPSAWENNPNLPEDVRAFYRCHSAMMEPWDGPAAVAFTDGRFVGGTLDRNGLRPCRYKIYEDGFIVLGSEAGLIRDWGSPVIEAGRLGPGRMIAVDIEKHTVLRDADIKNVLAGDEDYVSWCKRSLVPLSDLIAKKKKREVEPIDEKEITPLRVCFGYSTDEEEMVLKPLVQTGQEAVASMGDDTPLAVFSQRSRLLFSYFRQLFAQVTNPAIDSLRERSVMSVKVNLGGRLGLFEPLSSEHPFITLESPLLFESELKAIRESKVFKGTDTVIDTTFPADIDSEKFGEEVKRLVSEAVDAVEGGAKLILLSDRKTSAKRAPIPALLAVGAVHQGLVRAGRRLRCDIIADTAEARDVHQIACLLGFGANAVHPWFAQDMLIKMGAADEEKPLDAEAALANYRKAIDKGILKIMSKMGISTLFSYQGAQVFEAVGISYPVIRECFRGSACPIGGIGYPQICDETLARHQKAYGKEPAELWDEGYYSVVKRGAAEFHGWNSKVVGGMNKIFRGDSKKFDRFLPFKEASENHQSMSVRDLLKFRYLTKPISLENVEPIDEIRRRFTTAGMSLGAISPETHEALAIAMNSIGGKSNSGEGGEDPKRFRIRPDGTSANSAIKQVASGRFGVTAAYLANAREIEIKVAQGAKPGEGGQLPGHKVTDLIATLRFSVPGVTLISPPPHHDIYSIEDLAQLIYDLKQVNPRAKVCVKLVSSSGVGTIAAGVAKAYADVILISGHDGGTGASPISSIKHAGSAWEIGLAEAHQVLMMNDLRSRVVLRTDGGMKTGRDIVIAAILGAEEFNFGTGALIAAGCAMFRVCHKNTCPVGVATQREDLRKKFKGKPENLINYFNAVAEDVRRIMANLGVATIDELVGRTDLLEQIQDPKNPKTATINFAGILHNPDPSGVLSRIHTRERNDRIGGEGSIDDQILQEAIETVTHLTPKFSQTYKVKNVHRNIGTHLSGEIAYMHGNNGMPAGTMDLKFIGSAGQSFGTFLVQGVRLTLMGEANDYVGKGMNGGEIIVRPQDRESFVWKDNIIVGNTCLYGSTGGFLFAAGLAGERFAVRNSGGTAVVEGIGDHGCEYMTGGTVVVLGETGTNFGAGMSGGLAFIYDPDKKFEQSYNPEMVTPARLDKNDEITALKKLIELHASLTESPHAKALLKKWKTTVSHFWKVVPHRAEGLPEPVFEFGEKLEAVIAKA, from the coding sequence ATGACTTTCGACAATCCATCTCCACTGTACAACCCGGACCAAGAACACGATGCCTGTGGCGTCGGGTTCATCGCCAACATTAATGGCGAACGCTCTTACGCGACTCTGGACCGGGCCCTGCAAGGACTGAAAAACCTCGCCCACCGCGGGGCGATCGACGCCGATGCAGTGACAGGAGATGGAGCTGGGGTTCTGACCCAAATCCCCTACGAGCTTTTCGAAAGCTTCCTCGAAGAAAAAGGCAAAACCCTCTACGAAAAGAGCGATCTCGGCGTGGGCATGGTCTTCATGCCCCGCGACGATGAGTATGCCCGCAATCACGCAAAGCAGATCATCGAGGACGCGATCAAAAAGGAGGGGTTGAACTTCCTGGCTTGGCGCGACGTGCCTGTAAACCCGGAGTGCCTCGGCAAGAAAGCCGAGTTGACTCGTCCGGCAATCGTCCAAGTTCTGATCGGCAAAGCCCCGGAAATGGACGGCGACGCCTATGAACGGGCGCTCTTCCTCGCGATGCGGACGGCCATGCGCGAAGCCGGGGAGAAAAACATCCCGGACTTCTACATTGTCAGCTTTTCGCACCGGACCATCACATACAAGGGGCTTCTCAACGCTCCGCAGGTGGGTCAATTTTACACCGACCTGCGTTCCGAGCTCTACCAAACCGCCTTTACGGTCTTCCACCAGAGATTCGCGACGAACACCCTCCCCGACTGGACGAAGGCTCAGCCCTACCGGATGCTGGCCCACAACGGTGAGATCAACACGATCAAAGGTAACCGCAACCTGATGCGGGCGCGGGAATTTTCGAACAATCACGGCGTCTGGGGCGATCGCTACAAGGATCTCAGCCCGATGATTCAGCAGGACATGTCGGACTCGACCAGCCTCGACAACACCCTCCAGCTCCTGAGCGTCGGCGGGCGCACCTGCTTCCATGGAGTGAGCATGATGATCCCCTCCGCATGGGAGAACAACCCGAACCTGCCGGAAGACGTGCGCGCCTTCTACCGTTGCCACTCAGCCATGATGGAGCCGTGGGATGGTCCGGCTGCGGTCGCCTTCACGGATGGCCGCTTCGTCGGAGGGACCCTTGACCGAAACGGTCTACGCCCCTGCCGTTACAAGATCTACGAAGATGGATTCATCGTCCTCGGGTCCGAAGCAGGATTGATTCGCGACTGGGGTTCTCCCGTAATCGAAGCTGGTCGACTGGGACCAGGACGCATGATCGCTGTCGACATTGAGAAGCACACCGTTCTCCGCGACGCCGACATCAAGAACGTCCTCGCAGGCGATGAAGACTACGTCAGCTGGTGCAAGCGCTCTCTCGTTCCCCTCTCCGACCTCATCGCCAAGAAAAAGAAGAGGGAAGTGGAGCCCATTGACGAAAAGGAGATCACCCCATTGCGGGTGTGCTTCGGCTACAGCACCGACGAGGAAGAAATGGTCCTAAAGCCGCTCGTGCAGACCGGACAGGAAGCCGTCGCCTCCATGGGGGACGATACTCCGCTTGCCGTTTTCTCACAGCGCAGCCGCCTCCTTTTTTCCTACTTCCGTCAACTCTTTGCCCAAGTCACCAACCCGGCCATCGACTCCCTGCGGGAGCGCTCGGTCATGTCGGTGAAGGTCAATCTCGGCGGACGCCTGGGGCTCTTTGAGCCTCTTTCGAGCGAGCACCCGTTTATTACACTGGAGTCCCCTCTCCTCTTCGAGAGTGAGCTGAAGGCCATCCGTGAGAGCAAAGTCTTCAAGGGAACCGATACCGTCATCGACACAACCTTCCCCGCCGATATCGATTCGGAGAAGTTCGGCGAAGAGGTGAAGCGTCTCGTTTCCGAAGCGGTCGACGCTGTCGAAGGGGGAGCCAAGTTGATCCTTCTGTCCGACCGCAAGACCTCGGCCAAACGTGCGCCGATCCCGGCTTTGTTGGCCGTGGGAGCCGTCCACCAAGGGCTTGTCCGCGCCGGACGCCGCCTGCGTTGTGATATTATTGCCGATACGGCCGAAGCTCGCGACGTTCACCAAATCGCCTGTCTCCTCGGCTTCGGCGCCAACGCCGTTCACCCCTGGTTCGCCCAGGACATGCTCATTAAGATGGGCGCGGCCGATGAAGAGAAGCCACTCGATGCGGAAGCCGCTCTGGCCAACTACCGCAAGGCCATCGACAAGGGCATCCTCAAGATCATGTCGAAGATGGGTATCAGCACCCTCTTCAGCTACCAAGGGGCTCAAGTCTTCGAAGCCGTGGGCATCAGCTACCCGGTCATTCGCGAATGCTTCCGAGGCAGCGCCTGCCCAATCGGAGGAATCGGCTATCCGCAGATCTGCGACGAGACCCTGGCCCGCCACCAGAAAGCATACGGCAAGGAACCCGCCGAACTCTGGGACGAAGGGTACTACAGCGTCGTCAAGCGTGGTGCTGCAGAGTTCCACGGTTGGAATTCCAAGGTTGTCGGAGGAATGAACAAGATCTTCCGCGGCGACTCCAAGAAGTTTGACCGCTTCCTACCGTTCAAGGAAGCCAGTGAAAACCACCAGTCCATGTCGGTGCGCGATCTATTGAAGTTCCGCTACCTGACAAAGCCGATCTCTCTGGAGAACGTCGAGCCGATCGACGAGATCCGCCGCCGCTTCACCACGGCTGGGATGTCTCTCGGAGCCATCTCGCCCGAAACCCACGAGGCTTTGGCCATCGCCATGAACAGCATCGGCGGGAAGTCGAACTCCGGCGAAGGGGGCGAAGATCCAAAGCGCTTCCGCATCCGTCCGGACGGCACCAGTGCCAACAGCGCCATCAAGCAAGTCGCCTCGGGTCGCTTCGGGGTCACCGCAGCCTACTTGGCAAATGCCCGTGAGATTGAGATCAAGGTCGCCCAAGGGGCAAAGCCCGGTGAGGGCGGACAGCTCCCTGGCCACAAAGTCACCGACCTCATCGCCACCCTCCGTTTCAGCGTTCCCGGCGTCACTCTGATCTCGCCGCCGCCGCACCACGACATTTACTCAATCGAGGATCTGGCCCAGCTGATTTACGACCTCAAGCAGGTCAACCCACGCGCCAAGGTCTGCGTGAAACTCGTCTCCTCCTCGGGAGTCGGAACGATTGCCGCCGGGGTGGCGAAAGCCTATGCCGACGTGATTCTGATCTCCGGACACGACGGGGGAACCGGGGCCTCTCCGATTTCCTCGATCAAGCACGCAGGATCGGCGTGGGAAATCGGCCTCGCCGAAGCCCACCAAGTCCTGATGATGAACGACCTCCGCAGTCGCGTCGTCCTCCGCACCGACGGGGGCATGAAGACTGGCCGTGATATCGTCATCGCAGCCATCCTCGGTGCCGAGGAATTCAACTTCGGCACGGGTGCTCTGATCGCTGCCGGTTGCGCGATGTTCCGGGTCTGCCACAAGAACACCTGCCCGGTCGGCGTTGCGACCCAGCGGGAAGACCTTCGCAAGAAGTTCAAGGGCAAGCCCGAGAACCTCATCAACTACTTCAACGCTGTCGCCGAAGACGTGCGCAGGATCATGGCCAACCTCGGGGTAGCCACCATTGACGAACTCGTGGGCCGCACCGACCTCTTGGAGCAAATCCAGGATCCGAAGAATCCGAAGACCGCAACGATCAACTTCGCCGGCATCCTTCACAACCCGGATCCAAGCGGAGTCCTCTCCCGCATTCACACCCGTGAGCGCAACGACCGCATCGGTGGTGAGGGATCGATTGACGACCAAATCCTCCAGGAAGCCATCGAGACCGTCACCCACCTGACTCCGAAGTTCTCCCAGACCTACAAGGTGAAGAATGTTCACCGCAACATCGGGACGCACCTCTCTGGAGAAATCGCCTACATGCACGGAAACAACGGCATGCCGGCGGGGACCATGGACCTCAAATTCATCGGCAGCGCGGGTCAGAGCTTCGGAACCTTCCTCGTTCAAGGCGTCCGCCTCACCCTCATGGGAGAAGCCAATGACTACGTCGGGAAGGGAATGAATGGCGGTGAAATCATCGTTCGCCCACAGGATCGCGAAAGCTTCGTCTGGAAAGACAACATCATCGTCGGAAACACCTGCCTCTACGGTTCCACCGGTGGATTCCTCTTCGCCGCCGGCCTGGCCGGTGAGCGCTTTGCCGTCCGCAATAGCGGTGGCACGGCCGTGGTCGAAGGAATTGGAGACCACGGTTGTGAGTACATGACCGGCGGAACGGTCGTGGTCCTCGGCGAAACCGGCACAAACTTCGGCGCTGGAATGAGCGGCGGACTCGCGTTCATCTACGATCCAGACAAGAAATTCGAGCAATCCTACAACCCGGAAATGGTGACTCCCGCCCGTCTCGACAAGAATGACGAGATTACGGCCCTCAAGAAGCTCATCGAGCTCCACGCCTCCCTCACCGAAAGTCCGCACGCCAAGGCCCTCTTGAAGAAATGGAAGACCACCGTCTCCCACTTCTGGAAAGTAGTTCCCCACCGCGCGGAAGGCCTCCCCGAACCCGTATTCGAGTTCGGCGAAAAGCTCGAGGCGGTCATCGCCAAAGCCTAA
- a CDS encoding glutaredoxin family protein, with amino-acid sequence MKITAYLKPTCGWSRGVRAILKKYDLEYTDLDIVNNRELYEEMCAKSGQHLSPCVEIDGVMLADVSGEEVENYLVANQLVEKSAADVDYPTNQSCSSHRREDPQTVRFF; translated from the coding sequence ATGAAAATCACAGCCTACCTAAAGCCTACATGCGGCTGGAGCCGCGGAGTCCGTGCCATCCTCAAGAAATATGATTTGGAGTACACCGACCTCGACATCGTCAACAATCGCGAGCTTTACGAGGAAATGTGTGCAAAGTCCGGCCAGCACCTCTCCCCTTGCGTCGAGATCGACGGGGTGATGCTCGCGGATGTGAGCGGTGAGGAAGTCGAGAACTACCTCGTCGCCAACCAACTCGTCGAGAAGAGCGCAGCTGACGTCGATTATCCGACCAACCAGTCCTGCTCTTCCCACCGCCGCGAAGACCCGCAGACGGTGCGCTTTTTCTAG
- a CDS encoding beta-ketoacyl-[acyl-carrier-protein] synthase family protein, whose translation MSKVVVTGLGFITSIGNSRDEVQSSLENLRSGIEWYPGFDDPKIPIHVLGTIKDFDTASMDQEDWTFPSQYRINRSFLRSLSPHVLYGYCAMKDAIEDAGLQTEDISNPDTGMFTASAGSTSSLVYHVNHLREYGAERSQPKAIVASIAGTMNFNLASHFHIRGATCGYVSACASSGHALAAAFEEIQSGRQKRMVVVGAEDGNTECILPFASMRALSLNPDPATASRPFDRDHDGFVGTGGGVAMVLEAEDVAVSRGASIYGRMIGYGQASDGFSAVLPQPEGDGLIRAIEMALKRAEIEVSDVDYINAHAPSTPMGDIAEIKALRKVFAEKGVSPMVSSTKALTGHALSMASVLEAAISVLSLKKGFVPGSANFVNPEKGAEDLNIIPTTEKREIQRLITNSSGFGGANVSLVFERA comes from the coding sequence ATGAGCAAGGTCGTTGTCACGGGCTTGGGCTTCATCACGAGCATCGGCAATAGCCGCGATGAGGTTCAGAGCAGTTTGGAAAATCTTCGATCGGGGATTGAATGGTATCCGGGCTTCGATGATCCGAAGATCCCGATCCACGTTTTGGGGACGATCAAGGACTTCGATACCGCCTCGATGGACCAAGAGGATTGGACCTTCCCGTCCCAGTATCGGATCAATCGGTCATTTTTGCGAAGTCTTTCTCCGCACGTGCTTTACGGTTATTGCGCCATGAAGGATGCGATCGAAGACGCCGGTTTGCAGACGGAGGATATCTCCAATCCCGACACCGGGATGTTCACGGCCTCGGCCGGATCTACCTCTTCGCTGGTGTACCATGTGAATCACCTGCGGGAGTATGGTGCCGAGCGCTCTCAGCCGAAGGCCATCGTCGCCTCGATCGCGGGGACCATGAACTTTAATCTCGCCAGCCATTTTCACATTCGTGGGGCGACTTGCGGTTATGTCTCGGCTTGCGCTTCTTCCGGCCACGCTCTCGCGGCGGCCTTCGAAGAGATTCAGTCCGGCCGCCAGAAGCGGATGGTCGTGGTGGGCGCCGAAGACGGCAATACGGAGTGCATTCTTCCTTTCGCGTCTATGCGGGCTCTTTCTCTCAATCCAGATCCGGCAACCGCTTCGCGGCCCTTTGACCGCGATCATGACGGGTTTGTCGGAACCGGCGGCGGAGTCGCCATGGTCCTCGAGGCGGAAGATGTCGCTGTCAGCCGCGGGGCTTCGATTTACGGTCGTATGATCGGCTATGGCCAAGCTTCCGACGGGTTTAGCGCTGTTCTTCCGCAACCGGAAGGGGACGGCCTCATCCGCGCCATCGAAATGGCCCTGAAGCGGGCCGAAATCGAGGTTTCTGATGTCGATTATATCAACGCCCACGCGCCCTCGACGCCGATGGGAGATATCGCCGAAATCAAAGCCCTGCGAAAGGTTTTTGCCGAAAAGGGAGTCTCGCCGATGGTGAGCAGCACCAAGGCGCTGACCGGTCATGCTCTTTCGATGGCCAGCGTCCTCGAGGCCGCGATTTCCGTTCTTTCCTTAAAGAAGGGATTTGTTCCCGGGTCGGCCAACTTTGTGAACCCGGAAAAGGGTGCCGAAGATCTGAATATTATTCCGACCACGGAAAAACGAGAGATCCAGCGCCTCATTACCAACAGTAGTGGTTTTGGTGGAGCGAACGTCAGCTTGGTCTTCGAGCGCGCGTAA
- a CDS encoding SDR family NAD(P)-dependent oxidoreductase, with protein sequence MSDFSDRFPTAMVTGGSSGLGRILVEGLLAEGVEVWAGSRSVARVEATGLPVHPVALDLADRESVNRFVATPPWEKTPVLLINNAGFGQFGGIASISVDDLAGQVTAMQESAMKLSKMFLDSVGQGSRAPAVVNVSSLSVEFPLPFLHGYNAVKAGLSGFSRSLAIEFPGGVGQPFVLDLRPGDFRTGFNDAVRGSAEQGDLAKVWEALEHHLQQGADPKSIWPPVRRALLKQRSRTVRVGTFFQAKLASVLARLFPEDWVAMVHKRYYGIKGSGSSH encoded by the coding sequence GTGAGTGATTTTTCCGACCGTTTTCCGACCGCCATGGTCACTGGAGGCAGTTCGGGCTTGGGCCGTATCCTGGTGGAAGGTCTCCTCGCTGAAGGCGTTGAGGTCTGGGCCGGAAGCCGGAGTGTGGCCCGCGTTGAGGCCACGGGTCTTCCGGTTCATCCGGTAGCTTTGGATTTGGCGGATCGCGAGTCGGTGAACCGATTTGTCGCCACTCCACCTTGGGAGAAAACGCCCGTGCTCCTCATCAACAATGCGGGTTTTGGCCAGTTTGGTGGAATCGCTTCCATTTCTGTGGACGACTTAGCAGGGCAAGTCACCGCCATGCAGGAAAGTGCGATGAAGCTCTCCAAAATGTTTCTCGATTCGGTCGGGCAGGGGAGCCGTGCTCCGGCAGTCGTCAATGTTTCCTCCCTTTCCGTTGAATTTCCACTCCCTTTCCTCCACGGCTACAACGCGGTGAAGGCGGGGCTCTCTGGGTTTTCCCGTTCCTTGGCGATCGAGTTCCCGGGGGGAGTCGGGCAACCCTTTGTTCTCGATCTTCGGCCGGGAGATTTTCGCACAGGGTTCAACGATGCCGTTCGCGGATCCGCGGAGCAGGGCGATCTGGCGAAAGTGTGGGAGGCTCTCGAGCACCATTTGCAGCAGGGGGCGGATCCGAAATCGATCTGGCCTCCAGTCCGGCGCGCCCTCCTCAAACAGCGTTCGCGCACGGTTCGGGTGGGTACTTTCTTCCAAGCCAAGCTGGCCTCGGTCTTGGCCCGGCTTTTTCCAGAAGATTGGGTGGCGATGGTCCACAAGCGCTATTACGGGATCAAGGGTTCGGGATCGAGCCATTGA
- a CDS encoding glycosyltransferase, with translation MRILAIQDYLRVGGTESQFLDLTARWSDEGHEVQRLVFRRGGGLFPQSQTRGPAPEFLQPFSTPWNWWSPGLMRAIRKFQPERVIAFGRNAHWSLGRKFRQERIHGLVATMRTGRPLPGGYRRVLASAEAVVTNSAFASRLAEKEGAAADRVRVIENGCRLAGIPLPSRREARDDLGVGEDECFLLCLGSFVPGKAQNRFLKIWQEVDPQARKRIRLWFVGDGPRRSAVESAFQSLPDANRVRFWGSRSDPEKFLAAADGLASVSQEESSPNALVEGLWSGVPVVATRCAGVEELVSEEAGGCLLEDSPEGETQLAAWISSLPGNASSLKARSEKYQSQAQSRFDPTIRAREYLNLFQSLGRFPSL, from the coding sequence GTGAGGATTTTGGCCATTCAGGACTACCTCCGAGTCGGTGGCACGGAGTCTCAGTTTCTCGACCTCACGGCCCGCTGGTCCGACGAGGGCCACGAGGTGCAGCGCCTCGTATTTCGCCGTGGGGGTGGCCTGTTCCCTCAGAGCCAGACTCGAGGACCAGCCCCCGAGTTCCTCCAGCCTTTCTCCACACCGTGGAACTGGTGGTCTCCGGGCCTCATGCGGGCGATTCGAAAGTTTCAGCCCGAGCGAGTCATCGCTTTTGGACGCAATGCCCACTGGTCTCTCGGGCGCAAGTTCCGCCAGGAGAGGATACACGGTCTCGTTGCCACCATGCGGACGGGGCGACCCTTGCCGGGAGGGTATCGGCGCGTTCTTGCCTCTGCCGAAGCGGTGGTCACCAACAGCGCTTTTGCCAGCCGCCTCGCTGAAAAAGAGGGAGCCGCGGCGGACCGAGTGCGTGTCATCGAGAATGGCTGTCGTCTTGCCGGAATCCCTTTGCCGAGTCGTCGAGAAGCCCGCGACGACCTTGGAGTCGGGGAGGACGAATGTTTCCTTCTCTGCCTCGGTTCTTTCGTGCCCGGTAAGGCTCAGAATCGTTTTCTAAAGATCTGGCAAGAAGTGGATCCGCAGGCCCGGAAGCGAATCCGTCTCTGGTTCGTCGGCGACGGCCCTCGCCGCTCTGCAGTGGAGTCAGCTTTTCAATCGCTTCCCGACGCTAACCGAGTTCGCTTTTGGGGAAGTCGTAGTGATCCGGAGAAATTCCTCGCAGCTGCTGACGGATTGGCCTCTGTCTCCCAGGAAGAATCCTCGCCAAACGCCCTTGTCGAAGGCCTCTGGTCTGGCGTTCCCGTCGTAGCCACCCGCTGTGCCGGGGTCGAAGAACTGGTAAGTGAAGAGGCGGGTGGATGCCTCCTCGAAGATTCGCCGGAAGGAGAGACCCAACTCGCGGCTTGGATCAGTAGTTTGCCCGGCAACGCCTCGAGCCTCAAAGCCAGGTCCGAAAAATACCAGTCCCAAGCCCAATCACGCTTCGACCCGACGATCCGAGCCCGAGAATACCTAAATCTATTTCAATCGCTCGGGAGATTCCCGTCCCTTTGA
- a CDS encoding DUF4259 domain-containing protein: protein MGAWGFNTFENDGALDWLDDFLDAPSEKKILEAFSAETTYIQPSLMGRLMGKKPEKFTEELEGDEVLAAGEVVATISGHPANSNPEELKTIPKIHLAPDTTTRALAAIEAILANSNLKDCWEESDDFERWKTTVEDLRERLELLPWSPASRK, encoded by the coding sequence ATGGGGGCTTGGGGCTTTAACACATTCGAGAACGACGGAGCATTGGATTGGCTTGACGATTTTCTCGACGCCCCATCGGAGAAGAAGATCCTCGAAGCTTTCTCAGCAGAGACCACGTATATCCAGCCAAGCCTGATGGGGAGATTAATGGGAAAGAAGCCTGAGAAGTTTACGGAGGAACTCGAAGGAGATGAGGTATTGGCCGCTGGAGAAGTCGTTGCCACCATCTCTGGCCATCCAGCAAATTCGAATCCTGAAGAGTTGAAAACCATTCCCAAGATTCACTTGGCTCCAGATACAACGACAAGAGCTCTGGCGGCCATTGAAGCAATATTGGCGAACTCAAACCTAAAGGATTGCTGGGAGGAGAGCGATGATTTCGAGCGCTGGAAGACGACCGTCGAGGATCTTCGAGAGCGACTCGAGCTTCTGCCGTGGTCACCGGCATCGCGCAAATAA
- a CDS encoding metal ABC transporter substrate-binding protein: protein MLDLPSLTKPALLLGRIQSALRLRSHRLSLLRSAILGAALLPAAASALEVASLHPLMADLARQVGQDRVTVIELIGPEDNPHVFDPSPRTFEAIADAPIILASGKGLESNYLPKLADALQPNQEIFEVGRGVHSLVAADGNLAPCCAHHRHTGIIDPHWWHDPDNMRRAAYELADQFGDLDPENAEFYEENAKAYAKTLRTLDNWIESRFAEFPPSERELATSHLAFGYLCRKYDLTAVAIQGLNREDTPSPRGLAEIISYFGEENVTVLFPEYGSNPKALETIAKEAGLQVGAPLFSDGNGLPSGEGYLYMMRSNVNAIVDGWQNSSS, encoded by the coding sequence ATGCTTGATCTACCTTCTCTGACCAAACCGGCTCTTCTCCTCGGGCGCATTCAAAGCGCGCTCCGACTGCGTAGTCATCGACTGTCCCTCCTGCGCTCAGCGATCCTGGGAGCAGCGTTGCTCCCCGCTGCCGCCAGCGCCTTGGAGGTAGCGAGCCTTCATCCTCTTATGGCCGATCTTGCCCGTCAAGTCGGGCAGGATCGGGTCACGGTCATCGAGCTCATCGGCCCGGAAGACAATCCTCATGTATTCGATCCCAGTCCGAGAACCTTTGAGGCGATAGCCGACGCCCCCATCATTCTTGCCTCCGGGAAGGGACTGGAATCCAACTACCTCCCGAAGCTAGCCGACGCTCTCCAGCCCAATCAGGAGATCTTCGAAGTGGGACGAGGCGTTCATTCACTCGTAGCCGCAGATGGGAACCTTGCGCCCTGCTGTGCTCACCACCGCCATACAGGCATCATCGATCCACACTGGTGGCACGATCCCGACAACATGCGACGGGCGGCCTATGAGCTAGCGGATCAGTTTGGTGATCTCGACCCGGAGAATGCGGAGTTCTACGAAGAGAATGCCAAAGCCTATGCAAAAACACTCCGCACCCTCGACAATTGGATCGAGTCTCGCTTCGCGGAATTTCCTCCGTCCGAACGCGAGCTCGCAACCTCTCACCTCGCCTTTGGCTACCTCTGCCGCAAGTATGATCTGACTGCAGTTGCCATCCAAGGCCTAAACCGGGAAGACACCCCGTCGCCAAGAGGGCTGGCCGAAATCATTTCTTACTTCGGCGAGGAAAACGTAACCGTTTTGTTTCCTGAATACGGAAGCAATCCCAAGGCTCTGGAAACGATCGCAAAGGAAGCTGGCCTCCAGGTCGGTGCCCCCCTCTTCTCCGACGGGAACGGCCTCCCATCCGGAGAAGGGTATCTCTACATGATGCGGTCAAACGTTAATGCGATCGTCGACGGTTGGCAGAACAGCTCCTCGTAA
- the bla gene encoding class A beta-lactamase, whose translation MCVIFTGLSYVSAGSRFQDSLHELESVNDCRIGVAVLDAGDGRRWGYHANERFAMASTFKALLAGVVLARVDAGQEDLERIVSYDESDLLSYAPVTSQNLKDGAGGMTVSDLCQAAVVWSDNTAANLLLISIGGPEGFTESLRESGDPTTRLDRMEPDLNTNEPGDDRDTTTPVAMVDSLERFLVGAILSEDSQDLLAQWMINCETGRQKLRAGLDDSWKVGDKTGSGARGASNDVAIAWPPGRDSILIAVFLSGPGIERDEQNAIIAQVGQIITAELAE comes from the coding sequence ATGTGTGTTATTTTCACGGGGCTTTCGTACGTGAGTGCGGGTTCGCGTTTTCAGGATTCGCTGCACGAGTTGGAGTCGGTGAATGATTGTCGGATTGGGGTTGCGGTTCTCGATGCGGGGGACGGACGTCGTTGGGGCTATCACGCGAACGAGCGGTTTGCCATGGCGAGCACCTTTAAGGCGTTGCTCGCCGGGGTTGTCTTGGCACGGGTCGATGCCGGTCAGGAAGACTTGGAGAGGATCGTTTCCTATGATGAGTCGGATCTGCTCTCCTACGCGCCGGTGACGAGCCAGAATTTGAAAGACGGTGCGGGGGGCATGACCGTTTCGGACCTTTGTCAGGCTGCCGTGGTTTGGAGTGACAATACGGCGGCGAATCTTTTGCTGATCTCGATCGGTGGACCGGAGGGGTTCACCGAGTCTCTGCGAGAGTCGGGAGATCCGACGACGCGGTTGGACCGGATGGAGCCGGATTTGAATACGAACGAGCCGGGTGATGATCGGGATACGACTACCCCCGTAGCCATGGTCGATTCCCTCGAAAGATTTCTCGTCGGAGCGATCTTGTCGGAAGACTCCCAAGACCTTTTGGCCCAGTGGATGATTAATTGTGAAACCGGACGTCAGAAACTGCGGGCTGGTTTGGACGATTCTTGGAAGGTCGGAGATAAGACCGGTTCTGGGGCGCGGGGTGCGAGTAACGATGTGGCGATCGCGTGGCCCCCAGGTCGTGACTCGATTCTCATCGCAGTTTTCCTTTCCGGGCCGGGGATCGAGCGCGACGAACAAAACGCGATCATTGCTCAGGTTGGGCAGATCATTACGGCGGAGCTTGCGGAATGA